AAAATCCCAGCTACACTCACTGGCGAAATAGACCTCAATGCCCTCGAAGAGGTACTCAAAACAGGGGAAATTGGAACGGTTGTTATGACCGCTGGCACAACGGGATTGGGCGCAATAGACCCCATTCATGAACTCATCGCCCTACGTGACCACTATGACTTTAGGATCCACGCAGACGCCGCATATGGAGGCTTTTTTACACTTTTGGCTTATGAAGAAGCGCCCATCATCCCTTTTGAAGCCTTTCGTGCCATTTCTTGCTGCGACTCGGTGGTGGTGGACCCACACAAACACGGCCTCCAACCATATGGCTGCGGTGCAGTGCTATTTCGGGACTCCAACGTCGCACGATTTTACCTGCATGAGGCTCCCTACACCTATTTTACCTCCAACGAATTACACTTGGGGGAGATTAGCCTTGAGTGTTCCCGTGCCGGAGCCGCCGCTGGCGCACTTTGGCTCACGTTACAGTGCCTACCCTTAAAGAGCGAGAAAGGACTTGGCCCCATTCTCAAAGGATGTATCCGCGCTTCTAAAAATTTCCAACAACTACTTGTTTCCGACGATCATTGGGGGGTCTATACCGAGCCTCAATTAGACATCGTAACCTATTTTCCCTACGACGGCAGTACCGACACCATAGACAAGACCAGCCAAAAACTCTTTGAAAAGGCCATGAACGATCCAAAAGACCCCGTTTTTTTAAGTGTCTATCGTGGCAAAACAAACCGCATTCAGCAACAATATCCCAAAATAATACCCCACTCCAGTCATACCCGTATCCTCAGAAGTGTACTTATGAAGCCGGAGCAAGAGCTATACGCCCCACAGCTAATGGATCGTCTAAACACCTTATTAGAGGAGATACGCTGACGACATGTAAAAGATCACTCCAAATAACAATGAATTACAGAAATCGAGTAGGAGAAAGTTAACCCGCCATTTAAACCTGACGAATCAAAGGTGGCGCGGTTAACTTTCGTCCTCTCACACCACCGGACGTACGGGTCTCGTATCACGGCGGTTCATTAGCGTTTCGCGACGAAGGGCGTACATTTCCGTTAACGGGGTGTACCCCTTTTGTTTCTGTCGCTTCGCGTCCGTCCTCGATGCGTCGCCCGGCTCAACTCTCCTGCCATACCTTCGGGTTCCG
This Bacteroidetes Order II. bacterium DNA region includes the following protein-coding sequences:
- a CDS encoding aspartate aminotransferase family protein, coding for MNIQPALEQILSAITSWKESFGPYNLHPSTQISAEHLTTALTSYLKRLEGNYPFFHPRYAGQMLKPPHPIAQLAYFAAMFINPNNHALDGGPPTSEMEKEVVKELAHMFRFPENSLGHLTSSGTIANLEALWVARCLHPKKKIVFSEQAHYTHERMCGVLGIEYVKIPATLTGEIDLNALEEVLKTGEIGTVVMTAGTTGLGAIDPIHELIALRDHYDFRIHADAAYGGFFTLLAYEEAPIIPFEAFRAISCCDSVVVDPHKHGLQPYGCGAVLFRDSNVARFYLHEAPYTYFTSNELHLGEISLECSRAGAAAGALWLTLQCLPLKSEKGLGPILKGCIRASKNFQQLLVSDDHWGVYTEPQLDIVTYFPYDGSTDTIDKTSQKLFEKAMNDPKDPVFLSVYRGKTNRIQQQYPKIIPHSSHTRILRSVLMKPEQELYAPQLMDRLNTLLEEIR